A genome region from Cucumis sativus cultivar 9930 chromosome 4, Cucumber_9930_V3, whole genome shotgun sequence includes the following:
- the LOC101215560 gene encoding uncharacterized protein LOC101215560 encodes MMYRIVKCCELEHTKYLDSPFRYDDGTSDHNLVIHQSAAKLSNDLLKLLVLLIHQNNHVRDTNVCNSNNPPSDFIEDQALKHKHTNLNSEITNAGYQILQNPQYCDLCWVTSNLKEGPSANVSKSQWQDWKFNPCVLHPTTPLNDDIHIQTEEKFGMVRGLVAIGLSAIRDVYTSVEQVCFDFETVLTALVEKVNAKVAKGLDRQYSGLISQVASLEDHVYCWAYELQRKLEQDSLKMGMPKHGTFAKIDTSSLPTTSTCSINCCRDCLNILHIVAKEIVRHEFGSKRFDWSNRKYT; translated from the exons atgatGTATCGAATTGTAAAATGTTGTGAGCTCGAGCACACAAAATACCTCGATTCTCCATTCAGATATGATGATGGGACTTCCGACCACAATCTCGTCATCCATCAATCTGCAGCTAAACTATCCAATGACCTGCTGAAATTACTTGTTCTATTGATTCACCAAAATAATCATGTTAGGGATACAAATGTTTGCAACAGCAACAACCCACCCTCTGATTTCATTGAAGATCAAGCtctaaaacataaacatacGAATTTGAATTCAGAAATAACTAACGCTGGATATCAAATTCTACAAAATCCTCAATATTGTGACCTCTGTTGGGTGACATCAAACTTGAAAGAAGGCCCTTCAGCTAACGTAAGTAAATCTCAATGGCAAGACTGGAAATTCAACCCTTGTGTTCTCCATCCAACTACCCCTTTGAATGATGATATTCATATTCAGACGGAAGAAAAATTTGGGATGGTAAGAGGCTTAGTTGCAATTGGTTTGTCTGCAATTAGAGATGTTTATACATCAGTAGAACAAGTGTGCTTCGATTTTGAAACTGTTCTCACTGCCTTAGTTGAAAAGGTCAATGCAAAAGTAGCGAAAGGGCTAGACAGGCAATACTCAGGACTTATATCGCAAGTTGCATCGTTAGAAGATCATGTTTATTGTTGGGCTTACGAACTACAAAG GAAGTTGGAGCAGGATTCTCTTAAGATGGGAATGCCAAAACATGGCACTTTTGCAAAAATTGATACCTCCAGTCTCCCTACCACTAGTACGTGCTCCATCAATTGTTGTCGGGATTGTCTCAACATTCTTCATATTGTGGCAAAGGAGATTGTTAGGCATGAATTTGGATCAAAGAGATTTGATTGGTCAAACAGAAAGTATACATGA
- the LOC105435106 gene encoding uncharacterized AAA domain-containing protein P22H7.05c — protein MDGLAPCRTSQQDHTHNSVVSTLLALLDGLKSRSSVAVIGATNRPNAIDPALRRPGRFDREIYFPLPSLEDRISILSLYTQKWPKTLDSYQHLLHWIAKNTSGFAGADLQPLCTQTAINALKKATCDPHPTQLPVVVVEDKDWLEALSTCPPLCSRREALAASNETASSPLPFHLIPWNPRSGQRHLASCILNCFVDHVVIRKVDMATISQGYATLGQGIAYTFGYI, from the exons ATGGATGGTTTGGCACCTTGTAGAACAAGCCAACAAGATCACACTCACAACTCGGTTGTTTCAACATTACTTGCTTTATTAGATGGTTTGAAATCTCGTAGTTCTGTTGCCGTTATAGGTGCTACAAATCGCCCGAATGCGATTGATCCAGCTTTAAGAAGGCCAGGAAGATTCGATCGAGAAATCTATTTTCCTCTCCCATCACTTGAGGATAGGATTTCCATTCTCTCACTTTACACTCAAAAGTGGCCAAAAACACTTGACTCGTATCAACATTTGCTCCATTGGATAGCTAAAAATACTTCAGGATTTGCTGGTGCTGACCTTCAGCCTCTATGTACTCAAACAGCCATCAATGCCTTGAAAAAAGCTACTTGTGATCCTCATCCAACTCAGCTTCCTGTTGTTGTAGTAGAGGACAAAGATTGGTTGGAAGCTCTATCAACTTGTCCACCTCTATGCTCTCGTAGAGAAGCATTGGCAGCATCGAATGAAACAGCATCTTCACCTCTTCCTTTTCACCTTATCCCGT GGAATCCAAGATCTGGACAGAGACATCTTGCTTCATGCATTCTTAACTGCTTTGTTGATCATGTTGTGATAAGAAAAGTTGATATGGCTACAATTTCACAAGGATATGCTACTTTGGGACAAGGAATAGCATACACATTCG gcTACATCTGA
- the LOC116403421 gene encoding secreted RxLR effector protein 161-like yields the protein MADCNATKYSMEPKAQLHKDMEGAPIDATEYRSIVGCLRYLLNTRLYLLYAVGMASRYMERPTTMHYKVVKQILRYLRGTIHFGLTYTKGPKEFDIFGYSDSDLADDLDGRKNTSGMRFYLKESLVSLNLQKTMALSSCEAEFIAACQAL from the coding sequence ATGGCTGATTGCAATGCCACAAAGTACTCGATGGAACCCAAGGCACAACTTCACAAAGACATGGAAGGAGCACCAATTGATGCTACGGAGTATAGAAGCATCGTTGGTTGTCTTAGATACTTACTGAACACAAGACTATATCTTTTATATGCTGTTGGAATGGCGAGTAGGTATATGGAAAGGCCTACAACCATGCATTACAAGGTGGTCAAGCAAATACTTAGGTATTTGAGAGGAACAATTCACTTTGGGCTCACTTATACGAAAGGTCCCAAAGAATTTGATATATTCGGTTACTCTGATAGTGATTTAGCCGATGATCTCGACGGGAGGAAAAACACAAGTGGAATGAGATTCtacttaaaagaaagcttGGTTTCATTGAATTTGCAAAAGACGATGGCACTCTCATCTTGTGAAGCCGAGTTCATTGCAGCTTGCCAAGCATTGTGA